One window of the Ictidomys tridecemlineatus isolate mIctTri1 chromosome 11, mIctTri1.hap1, whole genome shotgun sequence genome contains the following:
- the LOC101959005 gene encoding T-cell surface glycoprotein CD1b produces MRVQISAESQESSLSAKLVLLLVLLAIFFPGGDNQEASQGPTSFHVIQISSFVNSTWTQNHCSGWLDDVQVFGWESDTGTAIFLKPWAKGNFSDEAIQMVEEIFRSYFSVFTSEVQDHVNPFEIQGLAGCELRSGGTIMGFLRGSLKGMDFISFKSAWPSPKGELRAQKFCTFITKYKGICETVEKLLLETCPQYLLSVLEAGKADLQRQVKPEAWLSSGPSPGPGRLLLVCHVSGFYPKHIWVMWIRGNQKQLGTQRGDILPNADGTWYLRAVLDVAAEDTAGLACRVKHSSLGGQDLVLYWGHPLSVGLVILAIIVPCALIFLGLALWFWRRRSYQDIQ; encoded by the exons ATGAGAGTTCAAATATCAGCTGAAAGTCAAGAGTCCTCTCTCAGTGCAAAGCTGGTCCTGCTACTTGTATTGCTAGCAATTTTCTTCCCAGGTGGTGACAATCAGGAAG CCTCCCAGGGGCCGACCTCCTTCCATGTCATCCAAATCTCATCCTTTGTCAACAGCACCTGGACACAGAACCACTGCTCAGGCTGGTTGGATGATGTGCAGGTGTTTGGCTGGGAGAGTGACACAGGCACTGCCATCTTCCTAAAGCCCTGGGCCAAGGGCAACTTCAGTGATGAGGCCATTCAGATGGTGGAAGAGATCTTCCGCAGTTACTTCTCTGTTTTCACCAGCGAAGTGCAGGATCATGTCA ACCCTTTTGAGATCCAGGGCTTAGCAGGCTGTGAGCTGCGCTCGGGGGGAACCATCATGGGCTTCCTGAGGGGGTCTTTAAAAGGAATGGATTTCATAAGCTTCAAGTCAGCTTGGCCCTCCCCAAAAGGTGAACTCAGGGCACAGAAATTCTGCACATTCATCACGAAGTACAAAGGTATCTGCGAAACAGTGGAGAAGCTGCTGTTAGAAACCTGCCCCCAATATCTCCTGAGCGTCCTGGAAGCAGGGAAGGCAGACCTGCAGAGGCAAG TGAAGCCTGAGGCCTGGCTGTCCAGTGGCCCCAGTCCTGGGCCTGGCCGTCTGCTGCTGGTGTGCCATGTCTCTGGCTTCTACCCCAAACACATATGGGTGATGTGGATTCGAGGTAACCAGAAGCAGCTGGGCACCCAGAGAGGTGACATCCTGCCCAATGCAGATGGGACGTGGTATCTCAGAGCAGTCCTAGATGTGGCAGCTGAGGACACAGCTGGCCTGGCCTGCAGGGTGAAGCACAGCAGCCTAGGAGGGCAGGACCTCGTCCTCTATTGGG GACACCCCCTCTCTGTTGGCTTGGTCATTTTGGCAATCATAGTGCCCTGTGCGCTCATTTTTCTAGGGCTTGCATTGTGGTTCTGGAGGCGCAG GTCGTATCAGGACATCCAGTGA